Part of the Aquamicrobium lusatiense genome is shown below.
TGAACCGCCTCGCATCCGGCATTACCAGCCGGCTCGTGATCATCGTGCCCTATGCGTGGCTGCTGTTTTTCTTCCTCGTTCCCTTCGTGATCGTCTTCAAGATTTCGCTGTCGCAGAGCGCCATTTCGATGCCGCCCTACGCGCCGTCCATCGATTTCAGTGAAGGGATTGCGGGCCTGTGGGCCGCCCTGAAGGAACTCAGCTTCGACAATTATGTCTGGCTGACGGAGGATCCGCTCTACTTCAACGCCTATATTTCCAGCGTGATGATTGCCGGCGTGTCCACGCTGCTGACGCTGCTGGTCGGCTATCCGATCGCCTATGGCATGGCGCGCGCACCGGCTTCGTTGCGTCCCACGCTGCTCATGCTGGTCATCCTGCCGTTCTGGACCTCGTTCCTGATCCGCGTTTACGCCTGGATCGGCATTCTCAAGCCCGAAGGCCTGCTCAACCAGTTCCTGATGGGCATCGGCGTCATTTCCACGCCGCTGGTCATCATGAACACCTACACCGCGATCTATATCGGCATCGTCTATTCCTACCTGCCCTTCATGGTGCTGCCGCTCTACTCGTCGCTGGAGAAGATGGACAACTCGCTGATCGAGGCCGCACAGGATCTCGGCTGCCCGCCGATCAGCGCCTTCTGGAAGATCACCTTCCCGCTGTCGCTGCCGGGCGTCATCGCCGGCTGCCTGCTGGTGTTCATCCCGGCCGTCGGCGAATTCGTCATCCCCGACCTGCTCGGCGGCTCGCAGACGCTGATGATCGGCCGCACGCTGTGGAACGAGTTCTTCGCCAACCGCGACTGGCCGGTGGCCTCGGCGGTGGCCATCATCCTGCTTCTGGTGCTGGTCATCCCGATCGTCCTCTTCCAGCACGCGCAGGCCCGCGCCCAGGAACAGGATCGCTGACATGAACGCCACCTGGAGCCGCTTCAACATCGTCTCGATCGTGCTGGGCTTTGCCTTTCTCTATCTGCCGATCGTGCTTCTCGTCGTCTTCTCCTTCAACGCATCGCGCCTCGTCACCGTCTGGGGCGGGTTCTCGACGCAATGGTATGTGTCGCTGTTCCGCAATCAGGGCCTGATGGATGCCGCTTGGGTGACGATCCGCGTGGCGCTGGTCTCGGCCTCGGTCGCCACCGTGCTCGGCACCATGGCGGCACTCGTGCTGACCCGCTACACGCGCTTCCGGGGCAGGGTGCTGTTCACCGGCATGGTGTTCGCGCCGCTGGTCATGCCGGAAGTCATCACCGGCCTGTCGCTGCTGCTCCTGTTCGTGGCCATCGGCCTCGATCGCGGTTTTCTCACCGTCACGCTCGCCCACATCACCTTTTCCATGTGCTTCGTGGCGGTGGTGGTGCAGTCGCGGCTGATCTCGTTCGACCGGTCGCTGGAAGAGGCGGCGATGGATCTCGGCGCGCCGCCGGTGAAAACCTTTTTCCAGATCACCCTGCCGGTGATCGCACCCGCCATCATCTCGGGCTGGATGCTGGCCTTCACCCTGTCGCTTGACGATCTGGTCATCGCCAGCTTCGCCTCCGGACCGGGTGCGACGACGCTGCCGATGAAGATCTACAGCCAGGTGCGGCTTGGCGTGACGCCGGAAATCAACGCGGCCTGCACCATTCTGATCGCCATCGTCTCGGTGGGCGTGATCGCCGCCTCCATCGTCAACAAGCGCCGCGAGGTGCAGCGCCGGCGTGACGAGCAGGCGGCCATGCGGCTCGACTGAGCGGACCTGAAAAGAAACGGGCGCCGGATTTTTTTTCCGGCGCCCGCTTTTTGTGAGTGCCCCAGCCTTTTCAGCGAGACCCTGTTTTCGATCCGTCAGGATCAGGCGCTGACCTGCGCGATCCAGTCGTTGAGATTGTAGTAGTTGGAGATGCGCGCGACCTTGCCGTCGCGGATATCGAAGAAGGCGCCGGCGGGCAGCACGTATTTCTGGCCTTTGGCTTCCGGCAGGCCTTCGTCGGTCGCCAGATATTCGCCGTTGACGGTGAATTCGGCGGCACCGCGCGTGCCGTCGGCGCTTTCCATGATGACGATGTCGGTGAGCCGCTCGCGGTAGCTGCGGTTCATCTTGTCCATGAAGCTGCGGAAGATGTCCTTGCCGGTCTGGCGTTCGCCCTGATTGATGTCATGCGCCACGTCATCCGTCAGCAGGTCAAGGAAGGCATCCATGTCCTGACGATTGAAGGCGTCGTAATAGGCGGAAATGATGTCTTTGGCGCTCATGATCTCTCCCTGTTCGCAAACGCAATGGCCAATTCCGGTTTCAAGCCCTATAGCAGCTTGTCAGGCTTTTGAAGTCCGGGAGGGGTCTGGAAGCGACAATGCATATCGTGGTTCGGCAGGGGCCGGAGATAGGCCCGCATATCGACGATCTGGCGCGGCTGCGCATCGAGGTGTTCCGGGCTTTTCCCTATCTCTATGAAGGGTCTCTGGACTACGAGCAGAACTATCTGGCGACCTATGCGAAATCGTCCGAAAGCCTGTTCGTGCTGGCCTTCGACGAGGAACGCGTCGTCGGGGTTTCGACCGGAATGCCCATGGATCATGAGACCGAGGCGTTCAGGAAGCCGTTTGTCGAAGGCGGATGGGACCCGGCGCGTATCTTCTATTTCGCTGAATCCGTGCTGCTGCCCTCCTATCGCGGGCAGGGCATCGGCGTGCGCTTCTTCGAGGAGCGGGAGGCCTACGCGCGCCGCCTCGGCCGCTTCGACCATTGCTGCTTCTGCGCGGTGGAGCGTCCGGCCGATCATCCGCTGCGCCCTGCGGATTACGTTCCACTCAATGCGTTCTGGAGCAAGCGCGGCTATGTGCACCAGCCGCAGCTTCGCACCGAGTTTTCGTGGCGCGACATCGGCGAGAATGAGGAAAGCGCCAAGCCCATGTCGTTCTGGATGAAGGAACTGCGCTGATGGTGAAATTCGCCTCCTGCCAATATGCCATCGAGCTGTTCGACGGCTGGGATGCCTATGTCACGCATCTGGAACGGCTCACCGGCGAAGCGGTCGACGCAGGCGCACAATTGCTCTTGCTGCCCGAATATGCCGCCATGGCGCTGACCGGCCTGCTGCCGGAAGAGGAGCGCGGCGACCTTCACAAATCGATCGCCGCCATCCACCCGCTCATCCCGCGCTGGCTGGAGTTGTGCGGCACGATCGCCCGCCGCCATGGCGTGTGGTTCTGCCCCGGTTCGGCTCCCGTTCTCGATCCGGACGGCAGATATCGCAACCGCGCCTGGCTGTTCGGGCCGGATGGGCTTGCCGGCCATCAGGACAAGATCATCATGACGCGCTTCGAGCGCGAGCAATGGT
Proteins encoded:
- a CDS encoding GNAT family N-acetyltransferase codes for the protein MHIVVRQGPEIGPHIDDLARLRIEVFRAFPYLYEGSLDYEQNYLATYAKSSESLFVLAFDEERVVGVSTGMPMDHETEAFRKPFVEGGWDPARIFYFAESVLLPSYRGQGIGVRFFEEREAYARRLGRFDHCCFCAVERPADHPLRPADYVPLNAFWSKRGYVHQPQLRTEFSWRDIGENEESAKPMSFWMKELR
- a CDS encoding ketosteroid isomerase-related protein, producing the protein MSAKDIISAYYDAFNRQDMDAFLDLLTDDVAHDINQGERQTGKDIFRSFMDKMNRSYRERLTDIVIMESADGTRGAAEFTVNGEYLATDEGLPEAKGQKYVLPAGAFFDIRDGKVARISNYYNLNDWIAQVSA
- a CDS encoding ABC transporter permease, coding for MNATWSRFNIVSIVLGFAFLYLPIVLLVVFSFNASRLVTVWGGFSTQWYVSLFRNQGLMDAAWVTIRVALVSASVATVLGTMAALVLTRYTRFRGRVLFTGMVFAPLVMPEVITGLSLLLLFVAIGLDRGFLTVTLAHITFSMCFVAVVVQSRLISFDRSLEEAAMDLGAPPVKTFFQITLPVIAPAIISGWMLAFTLSLDDLVIASFASGPGATTLPMKIYSQVRLGVTPEINAACTILIAIVSVGVIAASIVNKRREVQRRRDEQAAMRLD
- a CDS encoding ABC transporter permease subunit, with product MSNLAASAPIAAAAQKPFLNRLASGITSRLVIIVPYAWLLFFFLVPFVIVFKISLSQSAISMPPYAPSIDFSEGIAGLWAALKELSFDNYVWLTEDPLYFNAYISSVMIAGVSTLLTLLVGYPIAYGMARAPASLRPTLLMLVILPFWTSFLIRVYAWIGILKPEGLLNQFLMGIGVISTPLVIMNTYTAIYIGIVYSYLPFMVLPLYSSLEKMDNSLIEAAQDLGCPPISAFWKITFPLSLPGVIAGCLLVFIPAVGEFVIPDLLGGSQTLMIGRTLWNEFFANRDWPVASAVAIILLLVLVIPIVLFQHAQARAQEQDR